A genomic region of Desulfosarcina ovata subsp. ovata contains the following coding sequences:
- a CDS encoding L-rhamnose isomerase has translation MSRFETAKAMYQEYGVDVEAALQTLEKVKISMHCWQGDDVSGFENSGELSGGIAATGNYPGKARTAEELFADMDVAFSLIPGKHKVNVHACYATDGKADRNALEPKHFQSWVQYARERGLGLDFNPTFFSHPKAADSLTLSHPDAAIRSFWVEHGKACRRIAAHFGKELGQLCLNNVWIPDGYKDVPADRFGPRERLRNSLDAIFAEKFNPEHIVDSVESKVFGIGLESYTVGSHEFYLSYAAQNGVLCLLDSGHFHPTEVISDKIPTMLLFFDKLALHVTRPVRWDSDHVVRFDNELQEIAKEIVRCNALDRVLIGLDFFDASINRVSAWVVGMRNMQKALLYALLMPHAKLAGLQTRGAFTELMAIQEELKLYPFGDIWDRFCEMHNVPVRCQWFNRIRDYEQTVQSKRK, from the coding sequence ATGTCCCGATTTGAAACGGCCAAAGCCATGTACCAGGAATACGGGGTCGATGTTGAGGCGGCGCTGCAGACCCTGGAAAAAGTCAAAATTTCCATGCACTGCTGGCAGGGTGACGACGTGTCCGGGTTTGAGAATTCCGGCGAGCTGTCCGGCGGCATCGCGGCCACCGGCAACTATCCCGGCAAGGCCCGCACCGCCGAAGAGCTTTTTGCCGATATGGACGTGGCGTTCAGCCTCATTCCCGGCAAACACAAGGTAAACGTTCACGCCTGTTACGCGACCGACGGTAAGGCCGACCGCAACGCACTGGAACCGAAGCATTTCCAGTCCTGGGTGCAGTATGCCAGGGAGCGCGGTTTGGGCCTCGATTTCAATCCCACCTTTTTTTCTCATCCCAAAGCAGCTGACTCCCTGACCCTTTCGCATCCGGATGCGGCCATCCGGTCCTTCTGGGTCGAACACGGCAAGGCCTGCCGCCGTATTGCTGCCCATTTTGGCAAGGAACTGGGCCAACTGTGCCTGAACAACGTCTGGATTCCCGATGGATACAAAGATGTTCCGGCGGATCGCTTCGGCCCCAGGGAACGGCTGAGAAATTCCCTGGACGCCATTTTCGCCGAGAAGTTCAACCCGGAACACATCGTGGACAGCGTGGAGTCCAAGGTTTTTGGTATCGGGCTGGAGTCTTACACCGTGGGCTCCCACGAGTTCTACCTCAGCTACGCCGCACAAAACGGCGTGCTCTGCCTGCTCGATTCCGGACATTTCCACCCCACGGAGGTCATCTCCGACAAGATTCCCACCATGCTGCTGTTCTTCGACAAACTCGCCCTGCACGTGACACGGCCGGTACGCTGGGACAGCGACCACGTGGTGCGCTTCGACAACGAACTGCAGGAGATCGCCAAGGAAATCGTACGCTGCAACGCCCTTGATCGGGTACTGATCGGCCTGGATTTCTTCGATGCGTCCATCAACCGCGTTTCCGCCTGGGTGGTGGGCATGCGCAACATGCAGAAGGCGCTTTTGTACGCCCTGCTCATGCCGCACGCCAAACTGGCCGGCCTGCAAACCCGGGGCGCGTTCACTGAACTCATGGCAATCCAGGAAGAACTCAAACTTTATCCTTTCGGCGATATATGGGACCGTTTCTGCGAAATGCACAACGTGCCGGTTCGTTGCCAATGGTTCAACCGCATTCGGGATTATGAACAAACCGTACAGAGCAAAAGGAAGTAA
- a CDS encoding rhamnulokinase: MLTGKKVNEYTNATTTQLVNAHSRTWDVELLNALELPVDIFGKLSLPKTVVGNLKPEIRAAVGFDVEVVLSATHDTASAVLAMPAKDDDSIYISSGTWSLMGIERLIPDCTEESRKRNFTNEGGYHYRYRYLKNIMGLWMLQNIRNEFKHLYSFDEINTLAGIGLYFPSTVKVNDPAFLAPRSMITAVKAYCARTGQDVPETECEILACTYKSLASCYAETASEIEALTGKAYRRIHIIGGGCRDGLLNRLTSQYTGKDVYAGPVEATAIGNLLVQMLRAGSIADLPEARDAVRRSFAVEKVVVACS, from the coding sequence CTGCTCACCGGAAAAAAGGTCAACGAGTATACCAACGCCACCACTACCCAGCTTGTCAACGCGCATTCCCGGACTTGGGATGTCGAATTGCTGAACGCCCTGGAATTGCCCGTGGATATTTTCGGCAAGCTGTCCCTGCCCAAAACCGTCGTGGGCAACTTGAAGCCGGAAATCAGGGCGGCTGTAGGGTTTGACGTGGAAGTCGTCCTCTCCGCCACTCACGATACCGCTTCCGCCGTGCTGGCCATGCCTGCAAAAGACGATGATTCCATCTACATCAGCTCAGGCACATGGTCCCTCATGGGCATAGAGCGCCTGATCCCGGACTGCACCGAGGAAAGCCGTAAACGCAACTTCACCAACGAGGGTGGCTACCACTACCGTTACCGTTACCTCAAGAACATCATGGGGCTGTGGATGCTCCAGAATATTCGTAATGAATTCAAGCATCTGTATTCCTTTGACGAAATCAATACCCTGGCCGGTATCGGCCTGTATTTTCCCTCAACGGTCAAGGTGAACGACCCGGCCTTTCTTGCCCCCCGGAGCATGATTACGGCCGTCAAGGCATACTGCGCCCGCACGGGCCAGGACGTGCCGGAAACGGAATGCGAAATTCTAGCCTGCACCTACAAGAGCCTTGCCAGCTGCTACGCGGAAACCGCCAGCGAGATTGAAGCCTTGACCGGCAAAGCATACCGCCGGATTCACATCATCGGCGGCGGCTGTCGGGACGGCCTGCTGAACCGACTGACCTCCCAATATACCGGCAAGGACGTTTATGCCGGACCCGTGGAGGCCACGGCCATCGGGAACCTGCTCGTGCAGATGCTGCGGGCCGGAAGTATCGCCGATCTTCCCGAAGCGCGGGATGCCGTGCGCCGTTCCTTTGCCGTGGAAAAGGTTGTTGTTGCGTGTAGCTGA
- a CDS encoding DeoR/GlpR family DNA-binding transcription regulator: MNEDLPFANRTAANHAEKQAIAAKATGLVNNGYSIMADASTTVLALIDILQAKTDLTIITNSVKLLNDYARAGFTLIGTGGGLRAHSFAFVGALACRTLEAYNVDLALISCKGLDRERGVMESNEPEALVKQVMVRQAKTRILLADHTKFDQIVFMRTLDYANLDYVITDREPKRAWVDFFKKEGVQLIY; encoded by the coding sequence ATCAATGAAGATCTGCCTTTTGCCAACAGGACCGCGGCCAATCACGCGGAAAAGCAGGCCATCGCCGCAAAGGCCACCGGGCTGGTCAACAACGGCTATAGCATCATGGCCGATGCCAGCACCACGGTGCTGGCGCTGATCGACATCCTGCAAGCCAAAACGGACTTGACCATCATCACCAACTCGGTGAAGCTGCTCAACGATTATGCGAGGGCCGGCTTCACCCTCATCGGCACGGGCGGCGGGTTACGTGCCCATTCTTTCGCCTTTGTGGGTGCTCTCGCCTGCCGGACGTTGGAAGCCTACAACGTTGACCTGGCACTGATTAGCTGTAAAGGCCTGGATCGTGAAAGAGGTGTGATGGAGTCCAACGAACCCGAAGCGTTGGTTAAGCAGGTGATGGTCCGGCAGGCAAAAACACGGATCCTTCTGGCTGACCACACGAAGTTCGACCAAATCGTGTTCATGCGAACCCTGGATTACGCAAATCTGGACTATGTCATTACGGACCGCGAACCCAAACGGGCCTGGGTGGATTTTTTCAAGAAAGAAGGGGTCCAGCTCATCTACTAG